A section of the Roseomonas marmotae genome encodes:
- a CDS encoding GlcG/HbpS family heme-binding protein yields MPNPPTGFAHGLSLQAASRIAEVTLAKGRELGLAPLTVVVLDQAAQPKALLREDGASLLRPEIATGKAYGAMALGFGGRELARRAAKMPGFMNAFSDLCGGRAVPVPGGVLVRDASGTILGAVGVSGDASDKDEICAVAGIEAVGLVADTGDPE; encoded by the coding sequence ATGCCTAACCCGCCCACCGGATTTGCCCATGGCCTGAGCCTTCAGGCCGCCAGCCGCATCGCGGAAGTCACCCTGGCCAAGGGGCGCGAGCTTGGTCTTGCCCCCCTGACGGTCGTGGTGCTGGACCAGGCCGCTCAGCCCAAGGCCCTGCTGCGGGAGGATGGCGCCAGCCTGCTCCGGCCGGAGATCGCCACGGGCAAGGCCTATGGTGCGATGGCGCTCGGCTTCGGCGGGCGGGAACTGGCGCGGCGCGCGGCCAAGATGCCCGGCTTCATGAACGCTTTCTCCGATCTCTGCGGTGGCCGTGCTGTGCCAGTGCCGGGCGGGGTGCTGGTGCGCGATGCCTCGGGCACCATCCTTGGCGCCGTGGGTGTTTCGGGCGATGCGTCGGACAAGGACGAGATTTGCGCGGTGGCGGGTATCGAAGCGGTTGGGCTGGTGGCGGATACCGGGGATCCGGAGTGA
- a CDS encoding peroxiredoxin codes for MSIEEGMAAPAFDLPASGGRQVSLEAMRGKPFVLYFYPKADTSGCTKEACDFQEALPALGSLGLDVIGVSPDPIKPIEKFAEKYGLSFPLASDAEKTTAGAYGTWVEKSMYGRKYMGMDRATFLIDAHGKVARIWRKVKVPGHAAEVLKAAQALG; via the coding sequence ATGAGCATCGAAGAAGGCATGGCGGCACCGGCATTCGACCTGCCGGCCAGCGGCGGCCGCCAGGTTTCGCTGGAGGCCATGAGGGGCAAGCCCTTCGTGCTATACTTCTACCCGAAGGCGGATACCTCCGGTTGCACGAAGGAGGCCTGCGATTTCCAGGAGGCGCTGCCGGCGCTGGGCAGCCTGGGACTTGATGTCATCGGCGTCTCGCCAGATCCGATAAAACCCATCGAGAAATTCGCCGAGAAATACGGCCTGAGCTTCCCCCTGGCTTCCGACGCCGAGAAGACCACTGCCGGCGCCTATGGCACCTGGGTTGAGAAGTCGATGTATGGCCGGAAGTATATGGGCATGGACCGCGCCACCTTCCTGATCGATGCCCATGGCAAGGTCGCGCGCATCTGGCGCAAGGTGAAGGTGCCGGGCCATGCCGCGGAGGTGCTGAAGGCGGCGCAGGCGCTCGGCTGA